The following coding sequences lie in one Cyanobacterium sp. Dongsha4 genomic window:
- the bchH gene encoding magnesium chelatase subunit H yields the protein MKRIVLITGFETFNSGLYRQSATLATSPCEGLEVIVFTDADINTQRENVESALQTADVFFASLLFDYDQVMWLREKVSHIPIRLVFESALELMSLTQIGKFAIGDKPKGMPKPVQFILSKFTNSKEEDKLAGYISFLKTGPKLLKYIPVKKVQDLRNWLIIYGYWNAGGVENVASMCWYLAENYLGLKVKVSEIPPVIETPNMGLLHPDYEGYFTSPQDYINWYLRNDPPQPPLIRGEKNSRNLIGGGLTPVVGILLYRKHVISKQPYIPQLIRYFEEAGLIPLPIFINGVEGHVAVRDWMTTDYEQEKRSQGINETPSLSKDAVKVDAVISTIGFPLVGGPAGSMEAGRKVEVAKRILTAKNIPYIVAAPLLIQDIHSWVRKGIGGLQSVVLYALPELDGAIDTIPLGGLVGEDIYLIPERVKRLTGRVNNWIKLRRKQRCDRKVAIILYGFPPGYGATGTAALLNVPKSLQKLLTALKEEGYTVDNIPEDGEEIINQVKTADDFISYSGKNNPPQPPLLRGETKSGGLPLLREEKQSGGYTVDVKTLDRWLGYILINKIQKQWGSLTQTGIKTTGDKFQIGGIQLGNVWIGVQPPLGVAGDPMRLMFEKDLTPHPQYTAFYKWLQNDFQADAIIHFGMHGTVEWLPGNPLGNTGYSWSDVLLGDIPNLYIYAANNPSESMLAKRRGYGVLISHNVPPYGRAGLYKELMALKELINEYREDTEKNALLKEDIIQKIVDSGLNKDCKFAEGEKLGIEFTAENAKLFSKQALNAYFVQIYDYLQIVEQRLFSSGLHILGEKPTQEQLQSYLEAYFDDTYSQQNFAQELSNSDLFARVEKKAEKEEELKQRFAQQQIITDLLMQTEEELTNLLRGLNGEYIPPAPGGDLLRDGAGVLPTGRNIHALDPYRMPSQGAYLRGREIGKKIIEQNLAENGCYPETVAVMLWGLDAIKTKGESIGILLELVGAEPVKEGTGRIVRYELMPLEKVGHPRIDVLGNLSGIFRDTFLNIIELLDDLFYRASIVEESPENNFIRKHYLELKEKGIDNASARLFSNPNGDFGSLVNDQVVDGNWDSGDELADTWKNRNVFSYGRKDKGETRPEILDKLLQTSATVVQEIDSVEYGLTDIQEYYANTGGLKRAAEKQSGKKVSASFVESFSKDTTPRKLEQVLRMEYRTKLLNPKWAKAMADQGSGGAYEISQRMTALIGWGGTTDFTDNWVYDQAVDTYVLDQDMANKLREANPEAFRNIVGRMLEANGRGFWDADEEKLEKIKSLYEMTEDELEGVTV from the coding sequence ATGAAACGTATAGTATTAATAACAGGATTTGAAACTTTTAACAGTGGCTTATACCGTCAATCAGCGACTCTCGCTACATCTCCCTGTGAAGGTTTAGAAGTAATAGTTTTCACCGATGCAGATATTAATACTCAAAGGGAAAATGTGGAATCGGCGTTACAAACTGCGGATGTGTTCTTTGCTAGTCTGCTTTTCGACTATGATCAAGTAATGTGGTTAAGGGAAAAAGTGAGTCATATTCCCATTCGTCTTGTTTTCGAGTCGGCTTTAGAATTAATGAGTTTAACTCAGATAGGCAAATTTGCGATCGGGGATAAGCCCAAAGGGATGCCTAAACCTGTACAATTCATCTTGAGTAAGTTTACCAATAGCAAAGAAGAAGATAAGTTAGCAGGATATATTAGCTTTTTAAAAACGGGTCCTAAATTATTAAAATACATTCCCGTTAAAAAAGTCCAAGATTTACGCAACTGGTTGATTATTTACGGTTATTGGAATGCAGGAGGGGTTGAGAATGTTGCCTCTATGTGTTGGTATTTAGCGGAAAATTATCTCGGCTTAAAGGTAAAGGTATCGGAAATTCCTCCAGTTATCGAAACTCCGAATATGGGTTTACTCCATCCAGACTATGAGGGTTATTTTACTTCTCCTCAAGATTATATTAACTGGTATTTGCGGAATGATCCCCCCCAACCCCCCTTAATAAGGGGGGAGAAAAATTCGAGAAACTTAATAGGAGGAGGGTTAACTCCTGTGGTTGGTATATTGTTATATCGTAAGCACGTTATTAGCAAACAACCCTATATTCCCCAGTTAATTCGTTATTTTGAAGAAGCAGGATTGATTCCCTTACCTATTTTTATTAATGGGGTGGAAGGTCATGTGGCTGTAAGAGATTGGATGACAACGGATTATGAGCAAGAAAAACGCAGTCAAGGCATTAATGAAACTCCTTCTTTATCAAAAGATGCGGTTAAAGTAGATGCGGTAATCTCTACCATCGGATTTCCTTTGGTGGGTGGTCCTGCTGGTAGTATGGAGGCAGGAAGAAAGGTAGAAGTGGCAAAACGTATATTAACGGCGAAAAATATTCCCTACATCGTTGCCGCACCTCTGTTAATCCAAGATATTCATTCATGGGTAAGAAAGGGTATCGGTGGTCTGCAAAGTGTGGTATTATACGCTTTACCTGAATTAGATGGTGCGATCGACACTATTCCATTGGGTGGTTTAGTAGGTGAAGATATATATCTTATTCCAGAAAGGGTTAAGCGTCTCACCGGTAGGGTTAATAACTGGATTAAGTTAAGAAGAAAACAAAGATGCGATCGCAAGGTTGCCATTATTTTATATGGTTTTCCTCCCGGATATGGTGCAACTGGTACAGCCGCACTATTAAATGTACCTAAATCCCTGCAAAAATTACTAACAGCATTAAAAGAAGAAGGTTATACCGTTGATAATATTCCCGAAGACGGTGAAGAAATCATTAATCAAGTCAAAACCGCCGATGACTTTATATCCTATTCTGGGAAAAACAATCCCCCCCAACCCCCCTTATTAAGGGGGGAGACGAAGTCGGGGGGATTACCCTTATTAAGGGAGGAGAAGCAGTCGGGGGGATATACCGTAGATGTAAAAACCCTCGATCGCTGGTTAGGGTATATACTTATAAATAAGATACAAAAACAATGGGGTAGTCTAACTCAAACAGGTATTAAAACGACTGGTGACAAATTCCAAATCGGCGGTATTCAACTCGGTAACGTCTGGATTGGAGTACAACCACCTCTCGGTGTAGCTGGAGATCCCATGAGGCTTATGTTTGAGAAGGATTTAACCCCCCATCCCCAATACACAGCCTTTTATAAATGGTTGCAAAACGACTTTCAAGCCGATGCCATTATACACTTCGGAATGCACGGCACCGTAGAATGGTTGCCCGGTAATCCTTTAGGTAATACTGGTTATTCTTGGTCAGATGTACTATTAGGCGATATTCCTAACCTCTATATTTACGCCGCTAACAATCCCAGTGAATCCATGTTGGCAAAAAGAAGGGGTTATGGTGTGTTAATTTCTCATAATGTACCACCTTACGGCAGGGCAGGATTATATAAAGAGTTAATGGCATTAAAAGAGTTAATTAACGAGTATCGAGAAGATACCGAGAAAAACGCCTTATTAAAAGAAGATATTATCCAAAAAATTGTCGATAGTGGCTTAAACAAAGATTGTAAATTTGCGGAAGGCGAAAAACTAGGTATCGAATTTACTGCCGAAAATGCTAAATTATTCAGTAAACAGGCATTAAACGCTTATTTTGTCCAAATATACGACTATTTGCAAATTGTCGAACAAAGATTATTCTCCTCTGGTTTACATATCTTAGGAGAAAAACCCACCCAAGAGCAACTGCAATCTTATTTAGAGGCTTATTTCGATGATACTTATAGTCAACAAAACTTCGCCCAAGAGTTAAGCAATAGTGACTTATTCGCCAGAGTCGAGAAGAAGGCAGAAAAAGAGGAAGAATTAAAGCAACGTTTTGCACAACAACAGATAATTACTGACTTGTTAATGCAAACAGAAGAGGAATTGACTAACCTATTAAGAGGCTTAAACGGTGAATATATCCCCCCTGCACCCGGAGGTGATTTACTCAGGGATGGTGCTGGAGTATTGCCTACAGGTCGTAACATTCACGCATTAGATCCCTATCGGATGCCTTCTCAGGGTGCGTATTTAAGAGGTAGAGAGATTGGCAAGAAGATTATTGAGCAGAATTTAGCGGAAAATGGTTGTTATCCTGAGACTGTCGCCGTCATGTTATGGGGATTGGATGCGATTAAAACTAAGGGCGAGTCTATTGGTATTTTACTAGAATTAGTAGGTGCTGAACCTGTAAAAGAAGGCACTGGTAGAATTGTACGTTATGAGTTAATGCCATTGGAAAAAGTAGGGCATCCGCGCATCGATGTTTTAGGCAATTTATCGGGGATTTTCCGAGATACTTTTTTGAATATCATCGAATTGTTAGACGATTTATTTTACCGTGCTTCTATTGTCGAGGAATCTCCTGAAAATAACTTCATTCGCAAACATTATCTTGAATTAAAAGAAAAAGGTATTGATAACGCCTCTGCACGACTATTTTCTAATCCTAACGGCGATTTTGGCTCATTAGTAAATGATCAAGTTGTGGATGGTAACTGGGATTCTGGGGATGAATTAGCGGATACATGGAAGAATCGCAATGTTTTCAGCTACGGTAGAAAGGATAAGGGAGAGACACGCCCCGAAATTTTAGATAAACTATTGCAAACTAGCGCCACCGTTGTGCAGGAAATCGACTCGGTGGAATATGGCTTGACGGATATTCAGGAATATTATGCTAACACGGGAGGCTTGAAACGGGCGGCGGAGAAACAAAGCGGTAAGAAGGTATCCGCTAGTTTTGTGGAAAGTTTCTCGAAAGATACCACTCCTCGTAAATTAGAGCAGGTTTTAAGGATGGAATATCGCACGAAGTTACTTAACCCTAAATGGGCGAAAGCTATGGCTGATCAAGGTTCTGGTGGTGCTTACGAAATATCACAACGGATGACGGCTTTAATTGGTTGGGGAGGCACAACGGATTTTACCGATAATTGGGTATATGATCAAGCTGTTGATACTTATGTATTAGATCAAGACATGGCGAATAAGTTAAGGGAAGCCAATCCCGAAGCCTTCCGCAATATTGTGGGGAGGATGTTGGAGGCGAATGGGCGCGGTTTTTGGGATGCGGATGAGGAGAAGTTGGAGAAAATCAAAAGTCTTTATGAGATGACGGAGGATGAATTGGAGGGGGTTACTGTTTAA
- the glpX gene encoding class II fructose-bisphosphatase, which yields MLETTLGLEIIEVVEQAAIASAKWMGKGEKNTADQVAVEAMRERMNRINMRGKIVIGEGERDDAPMLYIGEEVGVCTRPDAEKYCNLNELVEIDIAVDPCEGTNLVAYGQNGSMAVLAISEKGGLFAAPDFYMKKLAAPPAAKGHVDINKSATENLKILSDCLNRDTEELVVVVMDRPRHKDLIQEIRNTGARVRLISDGDVSAAISCAFSGTNIHALMGIGAAPEGVISAAAMRCLGGHFQGQLIYDPEIVKTGLIGESKESNLARLRDMGIENPDKVYETEELASGETVLFAACGITPGTLMEGVRFFHGGARTQSLVISTQSKTARFVDTVHMFDKPKVIQLK from the coding sequence ATGTTAGAAACAACTTTAGGTTTAGAAATTATTGAAGTAGTTGAACAAGCTGCGATCGCATCTGCTAAATGGATGGGTAAAGGAGAAAAAAATACCGCCGACCAAGTTGCCGTAGAAGCAATGCGCGAAAGAATGAACAGAATCAATATGCGCGGTAAAATTGTTATCGGAGAAGGCGAAAGAGACGATGCTCCCATGCTCTACATCGGTGAAGAAGTCGGCGTTTGTACTCGCCCCGATGCTGAAAAATACTGTAACCTTAATGAATTAGTTGAAATCGACATCGCCGTTGACCCCTGTGAAGGTACAAACCTTGTTGCTTATGGTCAAAACGGTTCTATGGCAGTATTAGCCATTTCCGAAAAAGGTGGTTTATTTGCCGCTCCTGATTTCTACATGAAAAAATTAGCCGCACCTCCAGCCGCAAAAGGTCATGTTGACATCAACAAATCTGCTACCGAAAACTTAAAAATTCTCTCCGATTGCTTAAATCGTGACACCGAAGAATTAGTTGTAGTTGTAATGGATCGTCCTCGTCACAAAGATTTAATTCAAGAAATCCGTAACACTGGTGCAAGAGTTCGCCTAATTAGCGATGGAGACGTTTCTGCCGCTATCTCTTGTGCTTTTTCTGGAACTAACATTCATGCCTTAATGGGTATTGGTGCCGCTCCTGAAGGCGTTATTTCTGCTGCTGCGATGCGTTGTTTAGGTGGTCACTTCCAAGGACAATTAATCTACGATCCTGAAATCGTTAAAACAGGCTTGATCGGTGAAAGCAAAGAAAGTAATCTTGCTCGTTTAAGAGATATGGGCATCGAAAACCCTGATAAAGTTTATGAAACCGAAGAGTTAGCTTCTGGAGAAACCGTTTTATTCGCCGCTTGTGGTATTACCCCCGGTACATTAATGGAAGGTGTTCGTTTCTTCCATGGTGGTGCAAGAACCCAAAGTTTAGTTATCTCTACCCAGTCTAAAACTGCTCGTTTTGTTGATACTGTTCATATGTTCGATAAACCTAAAGTTATTCAATTAAAATAA
- a CDS encoding CopG family transcriptional regulator produces the protein MQPTTIYLPTETQNKLEKICQEKGKTVAELIQEIVINQIESQPKKLPKSMGMGASGRSDLSSKVDELLWIEK, from the coding sequence ATGCAACCGACAACTATTTATTTGCCTACAGAAACGCAAAACAAACTAGAAAAAATATGTCAGGAAAAAGGAAAAACTGTTGCTGAATTAATCCAAGAAATTGTTATTAATCAAATAGAAAGTCAGCCGAAAAAATTACCTAAATCTATGGGAATGGGGGCGAGTGGTAGAAGTGATTTATCTTCTAAAGTAGATGAATTATTGTGGATAGAAAAATAA
- a CDS encoding response regulator, protein MTNILAEPFVPSLKQELDRLYNQKATGELTLSSQGGTKTIFLLAGRVQYITDSEHRARHWKRAIAQICHEWNFPQKILNSQPWECDFLYQGVSKRHISLDQAKSLITTVTKECLLELALEAKVNLQWKEKEQAKSTFSYFLSLAPPEIHPILTQINHIKEKWSQYDLKPIKPQLSPILLEKGKNTIKNPLQLKYLNGDFTIWDIAFKSKQSPEVVAKSLKTWEDKGLIQFQSLKDLSLKIEEAEATTHLVSEKIPSPISVNQEQVKPQPLPEETTPQGNPSKNHKYLIACIDDSQIIILNLKKILQPAGFGVLSINEPMAGFAQLIEHKPDLILLDLNMPNANGYSVCKFLRESPVFEKTPIIILTAQDRSIDRAKAKLVGASDFINKPPEPQALINLINRHLSAAEKNKVQMSASGF, encoded by the coding sequence ATGACGAATATCTTAGCAGAACCATTCGTTCCTTCTCTGAAACAAGAACTCGATCGCCTTTATAACCAAAAAGCAACAGGAGAATTAACTTTATCCTCTCAGGGAGGGACAAAAACGATCTTCCTATTAGCAGGAAGAGTACAGTATATAACTGACTCAGAACATAGAGCAAGACATTGGAAAAGAGCGATCGCACAAATATGTCATGAATGGAATTTTCCCCAAAAAATACTCAATAGTCAACCTTGGGAATGTGACTTTCTCTATCAGGGGGTTAGTAAAAGACATATTTCATTAGATCAAGCAAAATCTTTAATCACGACTGTGACGAAAGAATGTCTCCTCGAATTAGCCTTAGAAGCAAAAGTTAATCTTCAATGGAAAGAAAAAGAACAAGCAAAATCCACTTTTTCTTATTTTCTGAGTTTAGCACCCCCAGAAATTCACCCCATTCTCACACAAATTAACCATATCAAAGAAAAATGGTCTCAATATGATTTAAAACCAATTAAACCCCAACTAAGTCCAATCCTCTTGGAAAAAGGGAAAAATACCATCAAAAATCCCTTACAACTAAAATATCTCAACGGTGATTTCACGATCTGGGATATAGCCTTTAAATCAAAACAATCCCCAGAAGTCGTCGCAAAATCTCTTAAAACATGGGAAGATAAAGGTCTTATTCAATTCCAATCCCTTAAAGATTTAAGTCTCAAAATTGAGGAAGCAGAGGCAACAACACATCTTGTTAGTGAAAAAATACCTTCCCCAATTAGTGTAAATCAAGAACAAGTCAAACCTCAACCCTTGCCAGAAGAGACAACACCACAAGGAAATCCAAGCAAAAACCATAAATACTTAATAGCTTGTATTGATGATAGTCAAATTATTATTCTCAATCTCAAAAAAATTCTTCAACCTGCAGGATTCGGGGTATTAAGTATTAATGAGCCAATGGCAGGATTTGCTCAATTAATAGAGCATAAACCTGATTTAATTCTCTTGGATTTGAATATGCCTAACGCTAATGGTTATAGTGTGTGTAAATTCTTAAGAGAAAGTCCCGTGTTTGAGAAAACCCCCATTATTATTCTTACCGCACAAGATAGATCAATTGATCGTGCTAAAGCTAAATTGGTAGGGGCAAGTGATTTCATTAATAAACCTCCAGAACCTCAAGCCCTAATTAACTTGATTAACCGTCATCTAAGTGCCGCCGAGAAAAATAAGGTACAAATGAGTGCATCAGGATTTTAA
- a CDS encoding 2Fe-2S iron-sulfur cluster-binding protein: MTKTYKVTIHHRQENRIQTIEVPEDQYILATAEKQAVEPPFSCRNGACTTCAVRVLEGKLYQPEAMGLSPELQRKGYALLCVSYPRSDLVVETQDEDEVYELQFGRYFGKGKVRFGIPIEDD; this comes from the coding sequence ATGACTAAAACCTATAAAGTAACAATTCATCATCGTCAGGAAAACCGAATACAAACTATAGAAGTACCCGAAGATCAATATATTTTGGCAACCGCAGAAAAACAAGCTGTTGAACCACCTTTTTCTTGTCGTAATGGTGCGTGTACTACCTGTGCTGTTAGAGTTTTAGAAGGAAAACTTTATCAACCTGAAGCCATGGGATTATCTCCCGAATTACAGAGAAAGGGTTATGCTTTATTATGTGTTTCTTACCCTCGTTCTGATTTAGTGGTGGAAACTCAAGATGAAGATGAGGTTTATGAGTTGCAATTTGGACGTTATTTTGGCAAAGGAAAAGTTCGTTTTGGTATTCCCATTGAGGATGACTAA
- a CDS encoding anthranilate phosphoribosyltransferase family protein → MSSEFRELLKKIGSGTHTHKNLTRQQASLALEMMLTGKATPAQIGGFMIAHRIKRPTGEELAGMLDAYSQLGNKLSVIDENKEVVVLGIPYDGRTRTAPISPITSLILSLMGVPVLMHGGKRMPTKYGLTLGEIWTNLGLNIQNTSLEQVQASLAQKNFGFLYLPTHFPLADNFVTYREEIGKRPPIATLELIWHPYQGKNHIMAGYVHPPTEKMIREALTLTGVKKFTLIKGLEGSGDLKLEQTNIIAIDDHESEAGFKYLKLNPLHYGLKGHDYPLHSEQEYFEQLSKTIKGEMTPLTLSSIWNGGFYLWRCSVVETIEMGLSKAEELIMKGDLHNHCHSLSENLNYV, encoded by the coding sequence ATGAGTAGTGAATTTAGAGAATTATTAAAAAAAATCGGTAGTGGTACTCATACCCATAAAAATTTAACTCGTCAACAAGCAAGTTTAGCCTTAGAAATGATGTTGACAGGTAAAGCAACTCCTGCCCAAATTGGTGGTTTTATGATCGCCCACAGAATCAAACGCCCAACAGGAGAAGAATTAGCAGGAATGTTGGATGCTTACAGTCAGTTGGGGAATAAATTATCCGTCATTGATGAAAACAAAGAAGTAGTTGTCTTAGGTATTCCCTATGATGGTAGAACTCGCACTGCCCCTATTTCACCCATTACCAGTTTAATCTTATCTCTGATGGGAGTACCCGTATTAATGCACGGAGGAAAAAGAATGCCAACTAAATATGGGCTAACATTGGGAGAAATTTGGACTAATTTAGGCTTAAATATACAAAACACCAGTTTAGAACAAGTCCAAGCCTCATTAGCTCAAAAAAACTTTGGTTTCCTTTACTTACCTACTCACTTTCCCTTAGCAGATAACTTTGTTACTTACCGAGAAGAAATTGGGAAACGCCCCCCTATCGCTACCCTTGAATTAATTTGGCATCCCTACCAAGGAAAAAATCATATCATGGCGGGTTATGTGCATCCCCCCACAGAAAAAATGATTAGAGAGGCTTTAACTCTAACAGGAGTAAAAAAATTTACCCTAATTAAAGGTTTAGAGGGGAGTGGTGACTTAAAATTAGAACAAACAAATATTATTGCTATTGACGATCACGAATCAGAAGCAGGATTTAAGTATTTAAAATTGAATCCCTTACACTATGGCTTAAAAGGACATGATTATCCTCTCCATAGCGAACAGGAATACTTTGAACAATTAAGTAAAACCATCAAAGGAGAGATGACTCCCTTAACTCTAAGTAGTATTTGGAATGGGGGATTTTATCTATGGCGTTGCTCAGTGGTAGAAACTATAGAAATGGGATTAAGTAAGGCGGAAGAATTAATTATGAAGGGAGATTTACACAATCATTGTCATTCTCTTTCAGAAAACTTAAATTATGTTTAA
- a CDS encoding hybrid sensor histidine kinase/response regulator — translation MIEDQELREIYQVSGKEHVDNLETGLLTLEHDPQNTELLATLLREAHSLKGDSRVIGVKAVETISHRLEELFGRLKNNHLQWSKALGDKMYNTVGALGKLVHEAVTDEPSGVNSDQIISQLNEFLPDVPQTPPQNGHSNGNGNGHSYHKQFRLFIEDQDLREVYQLSSQEHLQKLRSRLALLEEHPQDPNYTEELLSESESFELDSRFVGQETLESLIHKFREVCEALKAAKISFPEVAESLKTSIEVIDALVHEALTGESAEVNYEQTLKELEEVNVKSETSDDVKTVKNFGRRKSDRDMDTIRVPMRYLDALMTHTGELTVTKTRLAHTHERLKNLVFLWQDWKSQNTNTLRRRNIAEKLDELIPYLDSSIAENNTRLDLIARELDEKVRTLRLLPLSTIFLLFPRLVRDLAQEQDKEVEFVMEGGEITVDKQILEEMKDPLLHLLRNAVDHALELPDERKRLGKNPVGKIWLKAYNSGSNIVIEVGDDGRGLDVEKIKQTAIKKKLYRVEELAQMSSQQVRSLIFLPGFSTRSFVTEISGRGVGLDVVRSNVEKLKGNISIDSTPNQGSVFRVQLRSTVATLNVMLFEVQGLIHGLPLEAIEKTLLIKPEEIYTLEGKPTITVDNQPVTLVKMADLLELPDLSPTTVQKQRQRAMENQRYISAILLNVDGQTLAFEVETLKEVLDVVMKPQTKLLKRVRNVIGATILGTGDVCMILNPHDLIKSVQKTTQTLVSFEDELLEEQNVQKPIVLLVEDSIAVRTQEKRILDKAGYEVIIAVDGAEGYNKLRSGIHVDAIISDVEMPNMNGLEFTAKVRQHAEYREIPLILVTSLASEEDKRKGAQAGANAYIVKGQFNQELLIETLDRLV, via the coding sequence ATGATCGAAGATCAAGAATTGAGAGAAATTTATCAGGTTTCAGGGAAGGAACACGTTGACAACCTTGAAACAGGATTATTAACCCTCGAACATGATCCCCAAAATACGGAGTTATTAGCAACTCTTTTACGGGAGGCACACAGTTTAAAAGGGGATTCGAGAGTTATTGGTGTGAAAGCGGTAGAAACTATTTCCCATCGTCTTGAAGAATTATTCGGCAGACTGAAAAACAATCATCTCCAATGGTCGAAGGCGTTAGGGGATAAGATGTATAATACCGTTGGCGCATTGGGTAAGTTAGTCCATGAAGCCGTTACCGATGAACCTAGTGGGGTTAATAGTGACCAAATTATCAGTCAGTTAAACGAGTTTTTACCTGATGTGCCTCAAACTCCCCCTCAAAATGGTCATAGCAACGGTAATGGAAATGGTCATAGTTATCATAAGCAATTCCGTCTGTTTATTGAAGACCAAGATTTGCGGGAGGTTTATCAGCTTTCTAGTCAAGAACATTTACAAAAACTACGATCGCGCCTTGCTTTATTAGAAGAACATCCCCAAGATCCTAATTATACGGAAGAATTATTAAGCGAATCGGAAAGTTTTGAGTTAGATTCCCGTTTTGTCGGGCAGGAAACCCTAGAAAGTTTAATCCATAAATTCCGAGAAGTTTGTGAAGCCTTAAAAGCGGCTAAAATTAGTTTTCCAGAGGTTGCAGAGTCTTTAAAAACCAGTATCGAAGTTATTGATGCGTTAGTCCATGAAGCCTTAACTGGGGAATCGGCGGAAGTTAACTACGAACAAACCCTCAAAGAGTTAGAAGAAGTTAACGTTAAAAGCGAAACCAGTGATGATGTTAAAACCGTTAAGAATTTCGGACGCAGAAAAAGCGATCGCGACATGGATACAATCCGAGTACCCATGCGTTATCTTGATGCTTTGATGACTCACACAGGGGAATTGACGGTAACAAAAACCCGTTTAGCGCATACCCATGAGAGACTAAAAAACCTCGTCTTTCTCTGGCAAGACTGGAAAAGCCAAAATACTAACACCTTACGCCGTCGTAATATTGCGGAAAAATTAGACGAGTTAATCCCTTATCTCGATAGTAGTATTGCGGAAAATAACACCCGTTTAGACTTAATTGCACGGGAATTAGACGAAAAAGTCCGTACTCTGCGATTATTACCTCTTTCTACCATTTTTCTCCTTTTTCCTCGTTTAGTCCGTGATTTGGCTCAGGAACAGGACAAAGAAGTAGAATTTGTGATGGAGGGGGGAGAGATTACCGTTGACAAACAAATTTTAGAGGAAATGAAAGATCCTCTCTTACACTTGTTACGCAATGCGGTGGATCATGCCCTTGAACTTCCTGATGAGAGAAAAAGATTAGGCAAAAATCCCGTTGGTAAAATCTGGTTAAAAGCCTATAACAGTGGTAGTAATATCGTCATTGAAGTGGGCGACGATGGTAGAGGTTTAGATGTAGAAAAAATTAAACAAACCGCTATTAAGAAAAAACTTTATCGGGTGGAAGAGTTAGCCCAAATGTCCTCCCAACAGGTGCGATCGCTCATCTTCCTGCCCGGATTCTCAACCCGTAGCTTTGTTACAGAAATTTCTGGGCGTGGTGTGGGTTTAGACGTGGTGCGTAGCAATGTGGAAAAACTCAAAGGTAACATTTCCATTGACTCTACCCCTAATCAAGGCTCGGTTTTTCGGGTTCAACTCCGTAGCACAGTAGCAACCCTAAACGTCATGTTGTTTGAAGTGCAGGGATTGATTCACGGTTTACCCCTAGAAGCCATTGAAAAAACCCTATTAATTAAACCCGAAGAAATTTACACCCTCGAAGGTAAACCCACCATTACAGTGGATAATCAACCCGTTACCCTCGTGAAAATGGCGGATTTATTGGAATTACCCGATTTATCCCCGACAACGGTGCAAAAACAAAGACAACGGGCGATGGAAAATCAACGTTACATCAGTGCCATTTTACTCAATGTCGATGGGCAAACCCTCGCTTTTGAAGTGGAAACCCTCAAAGAAGTGTTAGACGTGGTGATGAAACCCCAAACTAAACTCCTCAAACGGGTGCGTAACGTCATTGGTGCAACCATTCTCGGTACAGGGGATGTGTGTATGATTCTTAATCCCCATGACTTGATTAAATCGGTACAGAAAACCACTCAAACCCTTGTCAGCTTTGAAGATGAACTGTTGGAAGAACAAAATGTTCAAAAACCCATTGTCTTACTGGTGGAAGATTCCATTGCGGTTCGTACCCAAGAAAAACGCATCCTTGATAAAGCTGGTTATGAGGTAATCATCGCCGTTGACGGTGCAGAAGGTTACAACAAACTGCGATCGGGAATCCATGTGGATGCCATCATCTCTGACGTGGAAATGCCCAATATGAACGGTTTAGAGTTTACCGCTAAAGTGCGTCAACACGCAGAATATCGAGAAATTCCATTAATTCTCGTCACCTCCTTAGCTTCGGAAGAAGACAAACGCAAGGGAGCTCAAGCTGGGGCAAACGCCTACATCGTCAAAGGACAGTTTAACCAAGAGTTGTTAATCGAAACCCTCGATCGCCTCGTCTAA
- a CDS encoding type II toxin-antitoxin system VapC family toxin, producing MDRKIIADTSGIIAFLDRDDQYHSSVVKIFQQYQIYVPITVLPEVDYLATKYLGEKVARSFIEDLGEGYFEYLEIDVESIYKVTKLMAKYKDLPLGFVDASIVVLAEYNKIKQILTLDRRHFNLIQTETVNFFHIFP from the coding sequence GTGGATAGAAAAATAATAGCCGATACCAGTGGTATTATCGCTTTTTTAGATAGAGATGATCAATATCATTCTTCAGTAGTAAAAATTTTTCAGCAATATCAAATTTATGTACCTATAACTGTTTTACCTGAAGTTGACTATCTCGCAACTAAATATTTAGGAGAAAAAGTAGCGAGAAGTTTTATTGAAGATTTAGGAGAAGGATATTTTGAATATTTAGAAATTGATGTAGAAAGCATCTATAAAGTAACTAAATTAATGGCAAAATATAAAGACTTACCTTTAGGCTTTGTTGATGCCAGTATAGTTGTTTTAGCTGAATATAATAAAATCAAACAAATTTTAACTTTAGACAGGAGACACTTTAATTTAATTCAAACTGAAACTGTAAATTTTTTTCATATATTCCCATAA